The Lolium rigidum isolate FL_2022 chromosome 1, APGP_CSIRO_Lrig_0.1, whole genome shotgun sequence region CAAACCGAGCCAAGCTCAGGATATAAAGGATCGCTCTCGCGGCATTAGTCAACTCAAGTGATCCACACCCACCAAGCTCCAAAGAGCCGCCTCACACTTAAAGACATTATGAAAAATCCTTACATTAGCTCGTCCTAAATcgggaaatggtgaatggaacctgggtgcgcgcgcacccatttacgaaaagttcaaaaaaatactatttaaaagtttcaaaaaaatgtgaagtaaatttttgcatgtatatattatgttgatacttactcgtgtgtgttttcacggaaaaataccattgtgtgtgacctacacaaaaatgacaaaatgcaaattcctattcctgtgaatagtaaaattcctattcactattctcagttggacattttgtcatttttatgcaggccacacacaatggtattttttcgtgaaaactcacacgagtaagtatcaacataatatgtacatgcaaaattttacttcacatttttttgaaatttttaaatagcatttttttgaacttttcgtaaatgggtgcgcgcgcacccaggttccaaacgtccgggtcgGTCGTAAATCGCCCAATACGTGAAGATTATTTTCTACAGCTATTGGGAAAGACAAAGGTAAGCCACCGCAATCTAAACATGTCATCTTTGTACAGTGTTTGTTTTTCCCCTTGCTTATATGAAAAGTCAGTGCTTgcgccggttgctccaaaaaaaaaacaaaggtaAGCCACCGACCGTCCGACCCTTCACCGTCTCCAAATCTGCCTAAGTTGAAGTGTCCACCTACGATATCCCTAGCCAAGATAGGATAGAGTTCCAGAGTACGTCGTCAGTTAACGCTGCAAAGAATGTCTACGACTGCAAACGAGGCGTCATTACCAACGATCAGACGCCGATGACGGGATGTGCGTGCACGCATGCAGATTTCCTCATGTTTTCATGAATGGTGGGCACGATTGAGGATGGCTATTGTTGAGCAGATCGAGCTGCGATTAGATAGTACGGGCCAGGCATAGTTTAGGTCCACGCGCGGCAAGGAGTGGTTGCTGAAAAGAAACAGAAATATCGCGTGTCTAGATTTTCGCTTTGTTTAAGCTGGACGTGATGTTTGTTTTCCTTATCTTTTAGCCGGATGTTATCATGGGACCGTAGTGTTGCGACACTCGACCTGAATTGCCTGTAACGTCGGTCCGAAAATGCTGACCGGTAGTAGTAGCATTTTGATCTGAATTTGGCCGGGAGGACACTGCTGCAACAACCAAATGGAGCAACACTCAGCGCGATGCCTGATTTGCTAGCGGTTCTGCACGAAACCATTACATTTTGTGCAACCAATTAAGGATGCCACTGATCTGGCCGGTACTTCTTCACCAACTGACGAAACTACTGAAGACCTGTCTGAACTCTGAACTTCAAGTCACATGTTTGGCAGGAATAACAGTTTGTCTTGAGACGTTGTCGGTTGCAACTGGAGGATCTTGTATATACTGGATCCTGAAATCGTGAACAGTCACTGTCACGAGCTCTACGAATTGTTAGGCGTGCTAACTAATACCTTCAGATCGAAAGCGACTGTCGTGTTTAATCTACAGTATCTCCTACCGTGTGTATTTAAGCAATGTATTGTGTGCTTGGAATAGGCACTAAATTAAGTTGAAATGTCACCTTCATATTGTTGCAAAGCGTTATATATAATGTTGCAAATCAAGGACAAGATAGCCAAACAGTGTGTCCAAGAATTAAGCAGTATCCATTTTCCATATAAAATCATGAGCAGACATCTCTGAGTGGAAAGACCAAAAGGTTACTTctagaaaggaaaaggaaaagaggGAGTCTTGCCACGCAATTCTTCCATTCCATGCGGCAACCAGGGCCCAGGGGCGAGGGAGAAATATGTGTTCAACCAGATGTGGCTTTGCCACCGGTCGCAGGTTGATCAAGTTAAATGagaaaggccgattccagcgcgcGGCCAATCGGAGGAAAACCTTGCGGGCAAGCTACAAGGTACAGCAGTAGGAGTATCACAAATTCACAATAGTAGTAGTGTTCTCTTGGTTTTACATCAAATCAGGAGAAAAAAAACGCATGCTTTCAACGGAGGGAAACTGTTAACTGAAGGTACGAGTTAGAGGCAATTCTATTGCGTGAGCCGTCAGGTCAGGGTGGAGAAGACCAGTATTCGATTCGAGACTGTTGGTGAGTGGTTGGTTGCCCCTCACAGTACAGTTAGTGGGTCAGAGAGGTTGCATTGTGGTTGCTAATCCTTCATTTGTTTGGGCTATtcgattgatttttttttttttgaacagataTTCGATTGATTGAGGTAAGTGGCAGACCACTTCCACTCTTCCTGCACATTCTGACCAAGTTATTCTCCATTTTACTGCTGTCCTCGAAGAAATAAAAAATAGGGCATACCAGTATGTAAAAAAGTAATATTACATTAATAGATTTTCCCAAATAACATTGCCCAAATAATTTCATTTGTGAAAAGAAAAGTCATACGTAACAAGTATCATGACTTCCGCAGCCTAAATTCATTTTTTTACCTTCTTACTGTAAAATATAGTAAGAACACTATTTACAGCAGGGGAAGGTAGGTTCTCAAAATTTACACAAAAGGCAAAAAATTGTCTAAGTTGAGCTAAAGGAAAGACTTAACAGTCCACCTACATCATTATGAGGTTTATCCCTGATGATCTACTTATAAACTACTTTTTCATTACAAAGTCTTCAACCTATAGTCCATTTGTCATGTGTCACCAAACAATTGAAGCAAGAAGCTTAGCCAACTGGCTGCTGCAAACAAACAAAAACTCAAGTAAATCAGTAGTGAGGCCTCCGAATCCCGCATTATTCCATTCCACATAAGCCGGGCAAAAGCGCTCTAGATGACAAGTGTCCCCCTCCCATGATTAAGCTGCCCCATTGTACCGCTGGTTAGTACTAGAGGAAGGCATGGCAAAACATACGAATATGAAAAATATAGtgctccctccaatccatattacttgataccgaaatggatgtatctacaactaaaatgtgtctaggtaCATCTATATTAACATCAAGTAAATATGAATCGGATGGAGTAGTACCATGAATTTTGCAACCTAGATCCATTGGCCCCTTTTGTGCTTCAAAATATACTAAGAGGGCAAATTAAAGCAGGAGAAGAAGGAAGGTTAAAAAAAATCCCGAAGTTGAGCTGAAGGATAGACTTAACTGTCCACCTACAACTTCAGTGAGGTTTTATAATGCATCTTCAACCAACTAAACCTAAGCCTACATCATTGCAAGGTCTTCGACCGAAACAATTGGAGCAAGAAGCTTATCCAGCCATTTTCGACTGGCCGCTGCAAACAAACAAAAACTCAAGCAAGTCAGGAGCAAAGGACTTGCAATCCCCCAATATTCCATTCCACATGATCCTGGCAAAACCTCACCGGACGACAAGTGTCCCCCTCCAATGATTATGATTAGGCATCACCAATAAAACCCTGAGGTCCAGCATGGCAATGTGCCCCATTGTACCACTGGTTAGGTGCTGCCAATATGGAACTgagaggaaaaaagaaagaatgccCAATATGAAACCCCAGTCCCGTCTCGGCAAATTGCGAATCTCCTTGCGTCGCGCCGCCTGGTGCCAGGTCGGACAGCTTTGCATTGGACAGCCAACAATTAACCACCTCGCCATTCCAAAGCATCACCGGTCTATCTGCTAGCAGCCTTGTAGTTGCAGCCTCGCAGCGCTCAGCTGATGAGTATATAAACATAGTAGGTGATCACACAAAGCGCGAGGTGTGGTGGTGAGTAGAGTAGTCCAATTCCGTCCACCGCACCGCACTTCAGCCATTCttgcggcggcggccacggctgCAAGAATGGGCGTCGGGGAGTGGACGCGGGGACCGACGATCGGCAGGGGCTCCTCGGCCACTGTATCGctcgccgtcgatcgccggaCCGGAGGATTGCTCGCGGTGAAGTCGGTGGGCGCCGACCGGGCTGCTGAGCTCCGGCGGGAGCAGAGTATCCTCGGTGGCCTGAGCTCTCCGTACGTCGTGCGCTGCCTTTGCTCGGAAGTATCAGCGTCGTCCGACGGCAGCGGCGGGTACGACATGCTGATGGAGTACGCGCCGGGCGGGTCGTTGGCCGACGAGATCAGGCAGCGACGCGGCGGGCGGTGCGAGGAATCACTGAtccgttcccgcgcgcgcgacaTCCTGCGCGGGCTGGCGCACGCGCACGATGCGGGCGTTGCGCACTGCGACGTCAAGGCCCGGAACGTGCTCATCGGCGCCGACGGCCGCGCCATGATCGCCGACTTCGGGTGCGCGCGGCGCATTGCGGGCCAGAAGCTGGCGGTCGGTGGCACGCCGGCGTTCATGTCGCCGGAGGCCGCGCGGGGCGAGGCTCAGGGCCCTGCGGCGGACGTGTGGGCGCTCGGGTGCACGGTCATCGAGATGGCCACCGGCGCGGCGCCGTGGCAGTGGTTTGGGAGCCCGGTGGCGATGCTCCACCACGTCGCGTTCTCGGGCGAGGCGCCGGAGTTCCCCGTGTGGCTGTCGGTGGAAGGCAAGGACTTCCTGGGCAGGTGCCTGCTGCAGGACGCCGGGGAGCGGTGGACGGCGGAGGAGCTGCTGGAGCACGAGTTCGTGGCATTTGCCGCCGCGGTGTCGTCGTCGTCCATCTCCGTGGCAGGGATCACCACCCAGAAGGGGATGTTCGTGTCCCCCAAGAGCGTCCTCGACCAGGCATTttgggaggaagacgacgatgacacGACCGCGGACACCGTTACCGCCGGTCCCATCGACAGAGTCCGCGGCCTGGCCGCCGGTGCACCGGACTGGACCTGGGACGCGAGCTGGATCACGGTCCATTCCTCCAGCCCcagcaccgacgacgacgacgacgacgacgaggagctgGCAATGTACACATATACCGACAGCGATTCCCCCGTCGGCGGCAGCACCACCACCTCGGTTGGGTCCTCGAACAGCCAGGCCTCATCACATACCGACTGCGATCGTTACGATGACACGAGCAGCTGTAATGGGGAGCGGAGTGATGAAGGTGATCACGGGATTAATGATTGTACATTTGCAATCACAAGCAATGGATTCTTTTTCGATATGTTATTGTTCGTCCCGGCTGGCAGTTACAGCGTTTGGATCGGTGCTAATTTCGGCTTGTGGACGAAATTCCAAGCCGCCCCCCAGCTTCGGCCCCAACACATCACAAACTGGCCACATTTTTTGAAAGTTCGGCTTTTCGCtaggcaaaaaaagaaaaaaaaacatcacGAATTCGGCAAACATTGCCCGATCGCAGCGACAGCAGTTTGACGATCAAATTACAGGAATGGCGAAAGATAGGTTACACGCACGGTTGCGCCAGACATTCCCTCCTTCGGGCTCGGCTTGATAGAAGGTGTAGGCGTCCGACCAGAAATTTCCTCCTCCGGGCTCGCCGTGGCCGAAGGTTTCCTCCTCCGGGATCGGCTTGATAGAAGTTGTCGGCGTTCGACCAGGCATTTCCTCCTCCGGGATCggcttggagagtctgtatttcaggtgttgtcttggtggtggatgtattgctgttgctaggcctagaatgctgtagcgggacttttgtttcttagttttctttttctttttttggctgtgtgcatccgtactgccattagggtgttgcgttgttgcagaggttgggtgtaattggtatcttatgatattaatatattccctttatcgaaaaaaaaattccACCTCCGGGCTCGCCGTGGCCGAAGGTTCCTCCCTCCTCCGGGCTCGGCTTGATAGAAGGTGTCGGCGTCCGACCAGGCATTTCCTCCTCCGGGCTCGCCGTGGCCGAAGGTTTCCTCCTCCGGGATCGGCTTGATAGAAGTTGTCGGCGTTCGACCAGGCATTTCCACCTCCGGGCTCGCCGTGGCCGAAGGTTCCCTCCTCCGGGCTCGGCTTGATAGAAGGTGTCGGCGTCCGACCAGGCATTTCCTCCTCCGGGCTCGCCGTGGCCGAAGGTACCGGCGGGCCGGAGCTTGACAACGTTGTGGTATGCACAGAGCCTGGTGTCGCTATGGGCTCGGCACTCACTGCGGGATCATGACTGGACTCCGGCGCCAGGATGTTGATGTGCTCGGCCATGTACCACACCTTCACCGCTTCGTCAATGTTCtccgtgccccccccccccaaaccaaCACCCCCCCGAGAAGAAACTGCAAGTATGTGTCCCTCTTTGTCGCCATGACGGTGTCCTTGAGCAACTCGATCATCAGGTCATGCTTCTGGAAATGCAGCTTCCACCTCTCGTCGGCCTTCGCCTACCTCTGCTCGGCGtgggccctggcgtcggcgatgCACCCGTCAATCGAAGCCTTGTAGCCGCTCGCCCGGAGGTCCCATGGCTTTCGCCACCTTGGACTTCTTGGATCCCATGCCATTTGTTGCATGCCTTTTGGAAAATTCCCCAGCGGGTCGCCATGGCCTTCTTGCCGCGATCCATGTGAATGCCGACGAAGTAGGGGTCGCAAATCTTGAGCTCGTTGAACACCGCCTTCACcctctgataacccacaagtataggggatcgcgtgtagccgtttcgataagtaagagtgtcgaacccaacgaggagctaaaggtaggataaacattctctcaagttctatcaaccactgatacaactctacgcacactaagcgtttgcaatatctaggaaataaaactagagcgataacgagtatgagaggtgactttgcagaacaataaaatacacgggataaatgttagtgctgcagcaataaaacaaactaagctaacaataccatgagtgtggaaaggcggtggtaatagtggtggctttgtccaagatcaattagtgaagatcttgggttcaatgtcttcgatgcagctttctatgtacgagaggctaaatatacatgctctccctccgggattacaagtactatatgattggcttgctagcaaacatccgtaaatactagcaagcattaaggtttccccaaccatagccttaagtaaatggtcctcttactcccatacatgcaactatccggttcacgtccttaggtttctgtcaatccgtcagaacttcccccttctagtatacaagtactaccaaccctatggtgcttgatccatgcgcgcacaaatataatgggaaccaaggacggtaacatatcaacatacaactctaatgaaccaaagagaaacaaccaatcaatcaaagaacaaataaactatggcaacatgacatagatcatagggttataacttatagcatcaaacaccatgtttacataggacggtacagaggtttgtgagaggatggaccactgaatacaatgaggagttggtgatggagatggcggtgaagacgttggagggctcagcgaggagcgccgggaggcggaggcgtgggcggcggcggcggcgcggcggactccttccccgccaccggcatcatgggggagcgccgccccttagccttcttcttccttgagttggttctggtgtagatgagtgtttccccctccttgggggctgccaaggaggaggattttcgtgacaatgcttgggagcatccaaaaatagggtttcccatcaatatatagtgttggagatgcaatctaggccatgggatggatgcccctttgatccaagggctcttgagcacctctagaaccttcataggactcccctctgtccttcatgagcctcacaactcgtggctgggccgaaatatccaggtatggaaagagtttgtgtcaaatacgtcaccaactttcggagtcccgagactgcacgaacctccgcagtaattctgctcttccggatgcatccgttgtccgttctcgacgaataagatgtccaaattgttcgttTTGAAATTCTccacaactttgtagtttacgacttttccattggacaacgttttgatggagtttggaagcgatctttgaaaagtgttcagcaggacaaattccgggaaattccagatttcaccataatgaactatttccttccatatttgcctatttcctgcacaacaaagttgaaaccaagaacttgtgcacttttgcaactattaataggttagtcccttaaaataTATAGTaactggtgtaaaacaagcatggaacatcaaaaattatagatacgtttgcgacgtatcaacatccccaagcttaactcatgctcgtcctcgagtaggtaagtgataaaaagaacaatttttgaggtgacatgcaccttcaaagttcaaaggatgactatatacaaataatttaagaacaattaacacattcatgattcaatcaataataattttgggaccatgcacatagaactaagaatgacaactatgctctcataagacggtgcatataacttaaaagatgaagactcaacataaaagtaaaagaatggcccttcgcagagggaagcagagattaaacatgtgctagagcttttattttgaaaacatagagatataaaattttaagagaggtaattgtgtcaacggtagcaataagtaatataggttatgtataaaacttcctataagttgcaagcctcatgcatcgaatactaatagtgcccgcaccttgtcctaattagctaggatttccatggattatcatcgcattacatatgtttcaaccaagtttcacaaaggggtacctccatgccacctgtacaaaggtctaaggagaaagttcgcattggatttctcgcttttgattattctcaacttagacatccataccgggacaccaTGGACAACggacaaatggactcctctttaagcttaaagctttcaacaacagataatattctcataagagatttgaggattaatgtccactgaaacttccaccatgatacatggctttggttggcggcccaatgttcttctctaacaatatgcatactcaaaccatttaatcatgagaaatctcccttacttcagacaagacgaacatgcatagcaactcacatgatattcaacaaaggtgtaacaggtcgatggcgtccccagaaacatggttaccgcttaacaagcaacttataagaactaagatacataagcgacatattcattaccacaatagtttttaggctactttcccatgagctatgtattgcaaaaacaaggaattattttgaagattttaaaggtagcacatgtaaatttacttggagtggcggtgaaataccacatataggtaggtttggtggacacttttggcatattttggtttttggtggttggatgcacgagtagagatcatacttagtacagaatgaaggctagcaaaaagaaagatagcgaccaactaagagagcaataatggtcataatcatgcatagcgacaaaacttattaattaaagcatatggtgatattaaaagtctaaactaaatgatcaattcaacctaattgaaacatcagaggagatcttccatttgcatcactattaatatgaaacctttttactcgtacccaacaccaatcaacttatttgaaacaactgtcatttataatattcattaaagatcagagagctaatcatatataactgaagcatactaacaagctctgaacaaaataggagtgaaaaaccagagctaaacgtagtactagcaaaaataaaacgctcgttgaacaataagagtgaaaactagagcgttcatacaattaaaacggagcatgtctctctcccaaacaaacatggtatgatggtgcccactttattgaaaataaaatacacaacagaaaataaagacgctccaagaataacacatagtatatgaagc contains the following coding sequences:
- the LOC124656531 gene encoding mitogen-activated protein kinase kinase kinase 18-like, whose protein sequence is MGVGEWTRGPTIGRGSSATVSLAVDRRTGGLLAVKSVGADRAAELRREQSILGGLSSPYVVRCLCSEVSASSDGSGGYDMLMEYAPGGSLADEIRQRRGGRCEESLIRSRARDILRGLAHAHDAGVAHCDVKARNVLIGADGRAMIADFGCARRIAGQKLAVGGTPAFMSPEAARGEAQGPAADVWALGCTVIEMATGAAPWQWFGSPVAMLHHVAFSGEAPEFPVWLSVEGKDFLGRCLLQDAGERWTAEELLEHEFVAFAAAVSSSSISVAGITTQKGMFVSPKSVLDQAFWEEDDDDTTADTVTAGPIDRVRGLAAGAPDWTWDASWITVHSSSPSTDDDDDDDEELAMYTYTDSDSPVGGSTTTSVGSSNSQASSHTDCDRYDDTSSCNGERSDEGDHGINDCTFAITSNGFFFDMLFFHLSSAFAYLCSAWALASAMHPSIEAL